The Prosthecobacter algae genome has a segment encoding these proteins:
- a CDS encoding fibronectin type III domain-containing protein, translating into MVLAPGFHHADLSLPIVPSGGGFTYNQVTVTSDASWVTPEVDSAGQKVVLKFTTAALANPSYTATIRATHGGNTAMVSVNASSSALNVFKLMDDPYRSRMYGLHFIGVQAGCVLVMDPLTGSAISSITVGKRPTGMAISNDGSELFVINSVDKTISVIDLQTLTVTQTLTLPVFGTWGDGSETTANLQVGAGNILYYTDTSWAPVLHVYNRSTGLVIQSVVIVAGSFGFGDFALNSSKTQLFGWAQYGWSAGSSASYLARFEVSGTGTLTGRETSSGTINLSRDPLETPVLVAHGDGKVFAKTVAVPTENVASVIRSFPTDVYSISPGGEIAVTESAIFQQSTGNRLMTLPVTTSIHAISSDYARLVYFNPGTRQIGTVDLFTQIGNVVLDRVLSPAHQSTVLQPETLSWSSQAGASSYQLYFGTSSAQVDAATSESPLYLGSSLYPTFAAPGGLIPGTTYHWRVDTVIGSQISKGSVYSFTVSPVSTSVSKVVTSTVQSHADHRVKVQFSSASPVSWSAVADQPWVTFTSSTGSTPGELELRLNAGSLAVGTHQAIITLSGTSGTLLSLPVQFTVAPLKITHLKSQPSSSLIYGISEDTATLGAKAYLVEMDATTESILRVVPAGISVTDLAIHEADNRIYVPNWKIGDLLAFNKTTLALERTYAFSAFQGTGYGMNDVYRVAAGKSGRLVVEEEDQWIDISIFDTVNGAKKGKIGLREGGGAFESTGQFYYHGENNSSGAQLYKLDVTGDVFTTLVKSRVIGYGSRVVVVSENGQAVFWNGSHFNANLVEQGTLADQIYSTTGDGGLAFGEAKIYDTASRQQVLTMPVSTRVSAYNTTTRKLVVQNGTSLRFYPLELPITLPAPVLSGGESTAITTSRLPVKWTEESLEVGFNLQYRPVGDENWTNASPAPAANQTSATLAGLAMNTPYEIRIQATSPAASSPWSNTIVMRTVDLPAPTIFLSQAYVDGLGLQLTWTSTNSPASLIVERATDAAGPWTPIATLAGSAANYKDNNAQTDVVYYYRVQAIRGSITVYSGVKNTVLPSPTLFLATPYELDESLKIAASNGNPAFSTVLQRSLGQSGIWEDLTTFKAYSLTYTDALPEPNVTVHYRLKALPEVITSKLSNVTSFTMPPATVPVTPANFGFSSISASEIGLVWNNVRNETGYLLERRAASVLLWSPLATLNANVTTYTDATPTAGISYYYRLKAFNDEGESPAALSVMVTARELPVTLEDDFDPSRDAEQWTYSSVTTSTNGGSGFNGTKSLWFGHSGTRLTQTRAVDTSGGGIIEFSFRAGNSLQDGTTYWDNSESGEEVVFEYSTDGNLWNTLQTLNTVYPSLSSWTNFEVAVPMQACTPASVFRWRQKSHSGSTFDTWALDNVRIRSASSDTLKINTQPVPQLVMDGSSASFSVSVSQPSATFQWFKDTTAIPGATQPSYSVAAARPSHSGRYFCQIQYGQIILETESVLLAVFRNTGIAGPIVVPMGGTFGLELEVHPPELASELTFSWTRSPEANLAGIGTVSGAETSALAVTGATSAAQSTYYCRVTYQTDYALNAGPFPVRLQQPPFIFPIGDAEVVSGSPVDIAVVTTDSTAVIRVSGLPKGLYYDPTARRIRGSTTLGKIHTIYIDAANAYGSATSVRFLLDVVAFPQGFAGTYRGVFLETDQAFHHGGQVTCQITNKGAVSGSVLIRGKSYRFVSTASADPDGSWARVQAPFKDEDGNPLVVGMEILAGADLHGAYVGLKMGSTIQVLTEGNIVRNEWTAANLAPGAGLINAGLFPDDLGTFPDPAAPQGTGFLTLTLSPRGLVTCKGRLADGQLVTGSTHMGPGGHIPVYVNLYRGTGAFVSLVSYESQLATGTAYWSKDDQGNASKDRIHKNGFARHALTVEGGRYERPAVNTPLLPSMLGLPSQAVLNLTDAGLNAAIFQSINFNGKHQAVLPREMEPNLYFVTFSLNATTGVFTGNFKLYDPNPLKPAVMLRRIVTFHGCLLPTSDRGCGYFLLPELPSTEVPGSSLSNTPTWSGRLDLTPAGNN; encoded by the coding sequence GTGGTCCTGGCGCCTGGCTTTCATCATGCGGATCTCTCGCTGCCCATCGTGCCTAGTGGCGGTGGCTTCACCTACAATCAGGTGACGGTCACCTCCGATGCTTCCTGGGTGACGCCCGAGGTGGACAGTGCGGGGCAAAAAGTGGTGCTGAAATTCACCACCGCCGCCCTTGCCAATCCTAGCTACACGGCCACTATCCGGGCCACGCATGGTGGCAATACCGCCATGGTCAGCGTGAATGCCAGCTCCTCGGCGCTGAATGTCTTCAAGCTCATGGATGATCCGTATCGCTCGCGGATGTATGGCCTTCATTTCATCGGCGTGCAGGCAGGCTGTGTGCTGGTGATGGACCCGCTGACGGGCAGCGCCATCAGCAGCATCACCGTGGGCAAACGGCCCACCGGCATGGCCATCTCCAATGATGGCAGCGAGCTCTTTGTCATCAACAGCGTGGACAAGACGATCTCCGTCATTGACCTCCAGACACTGACGGTCACTCAAACCCTCACTTTGCCCGTCTTTGGCACCTGGGGCGATGGCAGCGAGACGACGGCCAACCTCCAGGTGGGTGCCGGAAACATCCTGTATTACACCGACACCTCCTGGGCACCTGTGCTGCATGTGTACAATCGCAGCACCGGCCTAGTGATACAGTCCGTGGTCATTGTAGCGGGTAGCTTCGGGTTCGGCGACTTTGCCCTCAATTCGAGCAAGACCCAACTTTTTGGTTGGGCGCAGTATGGATGGAGCGCAGGCAGCAGTGCCAGCTATCTGGCCCGTTTTGAGGTGAGCGGCACGGGCACGCTGACCGGCAGAGAGACCTCTTCGGGCACGATTAATTTGTCTCGCGATCCGTTGGAGACTCCCGTCCTGGTTGCCCATGGCGACGGCAAAGTCTTCGCGAAAACCGTGGCGGTTCCCACGGAGAATGTCGCCTCCGTCATCCGGTCCTTCCCGACGGATGTTTATTCCATCAGCCCCGGCGGAGAAATTGCTGTTACTGAGAGCGCCATTTTTCAACAATCGACGGGCAACCGGCTGATGACTCTGCCGGTCACCACCTCCATCCATGCCATCAGTTCAGACTACGCCCGGCTGGTGTATTTCAATCCAGGAACGCGGCAGATCGGGACGGTAGATCTTTTCACTCAGATCGGGAACGTGGTGCTGGATCGGGTGCTTTCCCCCGCCCATCAGTCCACGGTACTGCAGCCTGAGACGCTTTCGTGGTCCAGCCAGGCGGGGGCATCGTCTTACCAGCTCTATTTTGGCACTTCCTCAGCCCAGGTAGATGCGGCGACTTCTGAGTCCCCACTGTATCTCGGATCTTCCTTGTACCCCACCTTTGCAGCTCCCGGCGGCCTCATCCCCGGCACCACTTACCACTGGCGGGTGGATACCGTCATTGGCAGCCAGATCAGCAAAGGCAGCGTCTATTCCTTCACCGTTTCGCCCGTCTCCACCAGCGTCAGCAAGGTGGTGACCTCCACGGTGCAAAGCCACGCGGATCACCGAGTGAAAGTTCAGTTCAGTTCGGCCAGTCCGGTGTCCTGGTCTGCCGTGGCCGACCAGCCCTGGGTGACTTTTACCAGCAGCACTGGCAGCACCCCGGGAGAGCTGGAGCTGCGGCTCAATGCTGGCAGCCTCGCCGTCGGCACGCACCAGGCTATCATCACCCTCAGTGGTACTTCAGGCACGCTTTTGAGCCTTCCCGTTCAGTTTACCGTCGCTCCGCTGAAGATCACCCATCTCAAGTCGCAGCCCTCCAGCTCCCTCATCTACGGCATCAGTGAAGACACGGCCACGTTGGGTGCCAAAGCCTATTTGGTGGAAATGGATGCCACCACGGAATCCATCCTGCGAGTGGTGCCTGCGGGTATCTCGGTGACGGATCTGGCCATTCATGAGGCGGACAACCGCATCTACGTGCCTAACTGGAAGATTGGCGATCTCCTGGCCTTCAATAAAACCACCCTCGCACTGGAGCGCACCTATGCTTTCAGCGCCTTTCAGGGCACAGGATACGGCATGAACGACGTCTATCGTGTGGCCGCAGGAAAGTCGGGCCGCCTGGTGGTGGAGGAGGAGGATCAATGGATCGACATCTCGATTTTCGATACCGTCAATGGAGCTAAGAAGGGCAAAATCGGACTGCGGGAAGGCGGGGGTGCCTTTGAATCCACCGGCCAGTTTTACTACCATGGCGAGAACAACAGTTCCGGCGCCCAACTTTACAAACTGGACGTGACTGGCGACGTGTTTACCACCCTGGTAAAATCCCGCGTTATCGGCTACGGTTCCCGCGTGGTGGTGGTGTCTGAAAATGGGCAGGCCGTCTTTTGGAACGGCTCCCATTTCAATGCCAACCTCGTAGAGCAGGGGACCCTGGCAGATCAAATCTACAGCACGACCGGGGATGGAGGTCTGGCCTTTGGCGAAGCGAAAATCTATGACACCGCTTCCCGCCAGCAGGTGCTGACCATGCCCGTCAGCACCCGGGTGAGCGCCTACAACACGACCACCCGGAAGCTGGTCGTTCAAAACGGCACGAGCCTGCGTTTTTACCCCCTGGAGCTGCCGATCACCTTGCCAGCGCCCGTCCTTTCTGGTGGCGAGAGCACCGCGATCACCACCAGCCGGCTGCCTGTGAAATGGACGGAAGAGTCTCTGGAAGTGGGCTTTAACCTCCAGTATCGCCCCGTGGGGGATGAAAACTGGACGAATGCCAGCCCTGCCCCTGCGGCCAACCAGACCTCCGCCACCCTGGCCGGTCTGGCGATGAACACGCCTTATGAGATCCGCATCCAGGCCACCAGCCCTGCCGCCAGCTCCCCATGGAGCAACACCATCGTCATGCGGACGGTGGACCTGCCTGCGCCGACCATCTTTCTCAGCCAAGCTTATGTCGACGGTCTGGGCCTCCAACTGACATGGACCTCCACCAACAGCCCGGCCTCCCTCATTGTCGAGCGTGCCACAGATGCCGCAGGCCCCTGGACCCCCATCGCCACCCTGGCGGGCAGTGCCGCTAACTATAAAGATAACAACGCGCAAACCGATGTCGTCTATTACTATCGTGTGCAGGCCATTCGCGGCAGTATCACTGTTTACTCCGGAGTCAAAAATACGGTGCTTCCTAGCCCCACCCTTTTTCTCGCCACTCCCTATGAGCTGGATGAGTCGTTGAAAATTGCAGCCTCCAATGGCAACCCTGCATTCAGCACCGTGTTGCAGCGCAGCCTGGGCCAGTCTGGAATCTGGGAAGACCTTACGACTTTTAAGGCGTACTCATTGACTTACACGGATGCCCTTCCGGAGCCAAACGTGACGGTTCATTATCGGCTGAAGGCCCTGCCCGAGGTCATCACCAGCAAGCTGTCTAACGTCACCTCCTTCACGATGCCGCCAGCCACGGTCCCGGTCACTCCGGCCAATTTTGGCTTCAGTAGCATCAGTGCTTCTGAAATCGGTCTGGTCTGGAACAATGTGCGAAACGAGACTGGCTACCTGCTGGAGCGCCGTGCTGCCTCCGTGCTGTTGTGGAGCCCGCTGGCCACGCTGAATGCCAACGTCACCACTTACACGGATGCCACCCCCACTGCGGGCATCAGCTACTATTACCGCCTCAAGGCCTTCAATGACGAAGGCGAAAGCCCCGCCGCCCTCAGCGTTATGGTGACCGCCAGGGAACTGCCCGTGACGCTGGAGGATGACTTTGATCCCTCGCGGGATGCGGAGCAGTGGACCTACTCGTCCGTCACCACTTCCACGAACGGGGGCTCTGGCTTCAACGGCACCAAGTCGCTGTGGTTCGGCCATTCAGGGACACGCCTCACCCAGACTCGTGCTGTGGATACCAGCGGCGGCGGCATTATCGAGTTTTCTTTCCGGGCAGGGAACAGCCTTCAGGATGGCACGACCTACTGGGATAACTCAGAATCGGGGGAAGAGGTCGTCTTCGAATATTCCACGGACGGCAACCTTTGGAACACCCTTCAGACGCTCAACACGGTTTACCCATCTCTTTCAAGTTGGACCAATTTTGAGGTCGCAGTGCCCATGCAGGCCTGCACCCCGGCCTCGGTTTTCCGCTGGCGTCAAAAGTCACACTCCGGCAGCACCTTTGATACCTGGGCGCTCGACAATGTGCGGATCCGCTCGGCCTCTTCGGACACGCTCAAGATCAATACCCAGCCTGTGCCCCAATTGGTCATGGACGGATCTTCAGCTAGCTTCAGTGTCTCCGTCAGTCAGCCTTCGGCCACCTTCCAATGGTTCAAAGATACCACGGCAATTCCTGGCGCCACCCAGCCTTCTTACTCTGTGGCCGCCGCACGCCCCAGCCACAGTGGCCGCTATTTCTGCCAGATTCAATATGGCCAGATCATCCTGGAGACAGAATCCGTCCTCCTGGCCGTGTTCCGGAATACCGGTATTGCCGGGCCCATTGTGGTGCCCATGGGCGGCACCTTCGGGCTGGAGCTGGAGGTGCACCCGCCGGAACTGGCCAGTGAACTCACGTTCTCCTGGACGCGCAGCCCCGAGGCAAACCTCGCCGGGATTGGAACTGTCAGCGGTGCCGAAACCTCTGCACTCGCCGTTACCGGGGCGACCTCGGCCGCCCAGTCCACCTATTACTGTCGGGTGACCTACCAGACGGATTACGCCCTCAATGCGGGGCCGTTCCCGGTCAGGCTCCAGCAGCCTCCCTTCATCTTCCCCATTGGAGATGCCGAAGTCGTTTCTGGCAGCCCTGTGGATATTGCCGTCGTGACCACAGACTCCACGGCGGTGATCCGAGTGAGCGGCCTGCCCAAAGGACTGTACTATGATCCCACTGCACGGCGCATCCGGGGGAGCACGACCCTCGGCAAAATCCACACGATTTACATTGATGCCGCCAATGCCTATGGCTCGGCCACCTCGGTGCGTTTTCTGCTGGATGTGGTTGCCTTTCCCCAAGGGTTCGCAGGCACCTATCGCGGTGTCTTCCTGGAAACTGACCAGGCCTTTCATCATGGCGGTCAGGTCACCTGCCAGATCACCAACAAAGGTGCAGTCAGTGGATCGGTGCTGATCCGAGGCAAAAGCTACCGCTTTGTCTCCACCGCTTCAGCCGATCCTGACGGCTCCTGGGCTCGCGTCCAGGCCCCCTTTAAAGATGAGGACGGCAATCCACTCGTTGTGGGCATGGAAATCCTCGCAGGTGCAGACCTTCACGGAGCCTATGTGGGCCTGAAAATGGGTAGCACCATTCAGGTCCTGACTGAAGGAAACATCGTCCGCAATGAATGGACAGCGGCCAACCTCGCGCCCGGCGCTGGCTTGATCAATGCCGGTCTGTTCCCGGATGATTTGGGCACCTTTCCAGACCCTGCTGCGCCCCAGGGCACGGGTTTCCTGACGCTGACGCTGAGTCCGCGTGGGCTTGTCACCTGCAAGGGCCGCCTGGCCGATGGACAACTGGTGACGGGCTCCACCCATATGGGCCCAGGCGGGCACATCCCGGTCTACGTCAATCTCTATCGTGGTACGGGGGCCTTCGTCTCGCTCGTCTCTTACGAGTCCCAACTGGCCACCGGCACCGCCTACTGGAGCAAAGACGACCAGGGCAATGCCTCGAAGGATCGCATCCACAAAAACGGCTTTGCAAGGCATGCCTTGACGGTGGAAGGCGGGCGTTATGAGCGCCCGGCGGTGAACACACCTTTGTTGCCATCCATGCTAGGCCTGCCATCACAGGCCGTGCTGAACCTCACCGATGCGGGCCTGAATGCGGCAATCTTCCAATCCATCAACTTCAACGGCAAACATCAGGCGGTGCTGCCGCGTGAAATGGAGCCGAATCTCTACTTCGTCACCTTCAGCCTGAATGCCACCACCGGCGTCTTCACCGGCAACTTCAAACTTTATGATCCCAACCCGCTGAAACCTGCTGTGATGCTGCGCCGCATCGTCACCTTTCACGGCTGCCTGCTGCCCACCAGTGACCGTGGTTGTGGTTACTTCCTCCTCCCAGAATTGCCCTCGACGGAAGTCCCCGGAAGCAGCTTGAGCAATACTCCCACCTGGTCAGGCCGTCTGGATCTCACCCCCGCTGGCAACAACTGA
- a CDS encoding DUF695 domain-containing protein, whose translation MSICPEAPWESYSYQTEEGPVIVGFYTEAPRLDRAAHPYCARVLIPIQAPTPQGGPAGDEVQALWAMEDALVAALDAARVPCIMIGRLTHGGIRELIFQVADYAPFRPPVGRWMQAQPGYEIDVSEHDGWDFFFESVWPSENSWLLIMDRRVVDELVASGSDAAKEHSLEFVFCGDPTALASLQPRLESRGYRLHEFAPDQSRLVMAKSLPLDVSAIFGESLAHKDECAQLGLEYNGWGATVVS comes from the coding sequence ATGAGCATCTGCCCCGAAGCCCCCTGGGAATCCTACTCCTACCAGACCGAAGAAGGCCCCGTCATCGTCGGCTTTTACACCGAGGCTCCCCGGCTGGATCGCGCGGCCCATCCCTACTGCGCACGGGTGCTCATTCCCATCCAGGCCCCCACTCCCCAGGGCGGCCCGGCCGGGGATGAAGTCCAGGCGCTGTGGGCCATGGAGGATGCGCTGGTGGCCGCCCTGGATGCCGCGCGGGTGCCCTGCATCATGATCGGTCGCCTCACCCACGGCGGCATCCGCGAACTCATCTTCCAGGTGGCCGATTACGCCCCCTTCCGCCCGCCCGTGGGCCGCTGGATGCAGGCCCAGCCCGGTTATGAGATCGACGTCTCCGAGCACGATGGCTGGGACTTCTTCTTTGAGTCCGTCTGGCCTTCGGAGAACTCCTGGCTCCTCATCATGGACCGCCGCGTGGTGGATGAGCTGGTCGCTTCCGGCAGCGATGCCGCGAAGGAGCACTCCCTCGAATTCGTCTTTTGCGGTGATCCCACCGCCCTGGCCAGTCTCCAGCCCCGCCTGGAATCCCGCGGCTACCGCCTCCACGAATTCGCCCCCGACCAGTCCCGCCTCGTCATGGCCAAATCCCTCCCCCTCGATGTCTCCGCCATCTTTGGTGAAAGCCTCGCCCACAAAGACGAATGCGCCCAGCTCGGCCTCGAATACAACGGCTGGGGAGCCACCGTGGTGTCATGA
- a CDS encoding rolling circle replication-associated protein has protein sequence MGKEYTLQGRAAPGYKTWAPKAGQLPGQAERACPTACPGGGTPDAAGLSKPHIRTGGACQKPKPSITWYPGASLVEIHVPRERPPQPEKDAQPRGKITEWSATSRGRLKRFLATIEREELARALVVTLTYPNEFPAPDDHEVYKGHLHKFRIYLRRKWSECSGVWKLEFQSRGAAHYHLMLFGLAGVELEAVRTWVRETWYRIAHNGDKHLGVAGTQVDAIKHAGGAMSYLVKYLNKGDQTLPGNFSGRYWGKHNQELLPTVEPETEELDEKTANQLRRIARKKVQKDVEHSRWQRFLKMENEQYWRVGGRFFWETLKSARHGLKPRIDSEGYPAPRCLSWMFKDETAIEVDGVKYKPDYSWVSLPFSVDLLRSDVRKLPKRWKAKNNARVRIMCEASAFVARLRGGRILT, from the coding sequence ATGGGCAAGGAATACACCCTCCAGGGCCGTGCTGCGCCTGGATACAAAACGTGGGCACCCAAAGCGGGCCAGCTACCGGGACAGGCGGAACGGGCGTGCCCGACCGCCTGCCCCGGTGGCGGCACGCCAGATGCGGCGGGCTTGTCTAAGCCGCATATTAGAACAGGAGGGGCGTGCCAGAAGCCCAAACCTTCAATCACTTGGTATCCTGGGGCTTCTTTAGTCGAAATCCATGTACCACGGGAACGCCCGCCGCAGCCCGAGAAAGACGCCCAGCCACGCGGCAAAATCACGGAATGGAGTGCTACCAGTCGGGGACGCCTCAAACGCTTTCTTGCCACCATAGAACGCGAGGAATTGGCCCGTGCCCTGGTCGTCACCTTGACCTATCCCAACGAGTTTCCCGCCCCCGATGACCACGAAGTTTACAAGGGACACCTGCACAAGTTCCGAATCTACCTTCGGCGGAAATGGTCGGAGTGCTCCGGCGTCTGGAAATTGGAATTTCAGAGCCGGGGAGCGGCCCATTATCATTTGATGCTTTTTGGCCTGGCTGGCGTGGAACTGGAAGCTGTGCGCACCTGGGTAAGGGAAACCTGGTACCGAATCGCCCATAATGGGGACAAGCATCTCGGCGTTGCGGGAACGCAGGTGGACGCCATCAAGCATGCAGGCGGTGCCATGTCCTATCTGGTAAAGTACTTGAATAAAGGGGACCAGACCTTACCCGGCAATTTCAGCGGTCGCTACTGGGGAAAGCACAATCAGGAGCTCCTACCCACAGTGGAGCCAGAAACGGAAGAACTGGACGAAAAGACAGCGAACCAGCTTCGGCGCATAGCCCGCAAAAAGGTGCAGAAGGACGTAGAGCACAGCCGATGGCAGCGTTTTTTGAAGATGGAAAATGAGCAGTATTGGCGCGTGGGAGGGCGCTTTTTTTGGGAAACTCTCAAATCAGCGCGCCACGGATTAAAACCTCGGATTGATAGCGAGGGCTACCCAGCTCCAAGGTGTCTTAGCTGGATGTTCAAGGACGAAACCGCCATCGAGGTTGACGGCGTCAAATACAAGCCTGATTACTCTTGGGTAAGCCTGCCTTTTTCGGTCGATCTTCTCAGGAGCGATGTGCGAAAATTGCCGAAGCGGTGGAAGGCCAAAAATAATGCTCGAGTTCGCATTATGTGTGAGGCCTCAGCTTTTGTAGCACGACTGAGAGGCGGGCGCATCCTAACTTGA
- a CDS encoding DUF4145 domain-containing protein → MKHIPPSALARSFTCPHCAAISQQEWWGRTWDDGCYGNLANNDLRIGKCYHCKKFTLWLEEQMLYPSTGTAPTPNSEMPDNVLKLYHEAASIMTQSPRGAAALLRLSVQVLCVDLGEKGKNINDDIKSLVSKGLPEVVQQSLDIVRVTGNDAVHPGLIDTDNQQVVAQLFDLVNIIIEYMIALPKRVSGIYSSLAPSTHAAIAKRDAP, encoded by the coding sequence ATGAAACACATTCCACCCTCCGCACTTGCACGAAGCTTCACTTGTCCTCACTGCGCAGCAATATCCCAACAAGAGTGGTGGGGACGCACTTGGGATGACGGATGTTACGGCAACTTAGCCAACAATGATCTCAGGATAGGTAAATGCTATCATTGCAAAAAATTCACTTTGTGGCTCGAGGAGCAGATGCTTTATCCCTCTACAGGGACAGCGCCAACTCCAAACAGTGAAATGCCAGATAACGTCCTGAAACTGTATCATGAGGCAGCTTCCATTATGACCCAGTCGCCAAGAGGTGCTGCTGCTCTTTTGAGACTTTCTGTCCAAGTCCTTTGTGTAGATCTTGGTGAGAAGGGGAAAAACATTAATGACGATATCAAATCGCTGGTATCAAAAGGCCTGCCGGAGGTGGTGCAGCAATCTTTGGATATTGTCCGCGTAACAGGTAACGATGCAGTGCACCCTGGTTTAATTGACACCGACAATCAGCAGGTAGTGGCTCAGTTGTTTGATTTGGTGAACATCATTATTGAATACATGATCGCTCTGCCAAAACGCGTGAGCGGCATTTATTCATCGCTTGCTCCCTCTACCCACGCAGCGATTGCGAAAAGAGATGCTCCGTAA
- a CDS encoding helix-turn-helix domain-containing protein, whose amino-acid sequence MQSPNKSFLNLHEVGAVIDRSSRTVLRLIHDHQLKAHQLRGRWVVTPENLDRFLKKLPSNF is encoded by the coding sequence ATGCAATCGCCTAACAAATCATTCCTCAATCTCCATGAAGTTGGTGCCGTCATTGACCGCAGCAGCCGCACCGTTCTCCGTCTGATCCATGACCATCAACTGAAGGCACATCAGTTGCGCGGGCGGTGGGTGGTGACACCTGAAAACCTGGACCGTTTTTTGAAGAAACTCCCTTCCAATTTTTGA
- a CDS encoding S10 family peptidase produces MPTSLRILSLIALTTASALAQAAQPHADPAKAAAPEAKSDEAPGGKSAKEEKADKKEAASKPEAGKEEKPKGDKPEDKSEKKTSTDHSLVINGQKVDFTATAGMLSLKDAEGKVTADIFYIAYTKKDVADPASRPLTFSFNGGPGSSSVWMHLGLLGPKRVKLRDDGFAVPPPYQLVENEFSLLDETDLVFIDPVGTGYSRASKPDEAKNFYGVNEDARSIAEFIRLYITKNTRWPSPKFLIGESYGTTRAAALSGELLRSHRMNLNGIMLVSTVLNFQTIWGAEGNDLPFVLFLPSFTATAWYHQKLPADLQKKPLVEVLKESEKFTSGDYNQALLLGAALPAPQRAAVVKQMARLTGLSDAFVAASDLRVTLSRFNAELLRDQRLVTGRFDSRYTSYMRDRLGNEAERDPSADAVFSAFASTFNHYVRHDLKFEDDRPYNILGGVGKWNWDAENQFANVSEILAESMTANPFLKVHVSNGFYDMATPYYAARYTFSHLNIHPELMKNITQDDYTAGHMMYLNLPDLKKQKEDLAKFIRSASQK; encoded by the coding sequence ATGCCCACCTCTCTGCGGATCCTTTCCCTCATCGCTCTCACCACTGCCTCGGCCCTGGCCCAGGCAGCTCAGCCCCATGCAGATCCGGCCAAGGCTGCGGCCCCAGAAGCCAAGAGCGACGAAGCTCCTGGCGGCAAGTCCGCCAAGGAGGAGAAGGCTGACAAAAAGGAGGCCGCTAGCAAGCCTGAGGCCGGTAAGGAGGAGAAGCCCAAGGGTGATAAGCCGGAGGACAAGTCCGAGAAAAAGACCAGCACGGACCACAGCCTGGTGATCAACGGCCAGAAGGTGGACTTCACCGCCACGGCGGGGATGCTGAGCCTGAAGGATGCGGAAGGCAAGGTCACCGCCGACATCTTTTACATCGCCTACACCAAGAAAGACGTCGCCGATCCCGCCAGCCGTCCGCTCACCTTTTCCTTCAATGGCGGCCCTGGTTCCTCCTCGGTCTGGATGCACCTGGGCCTGCTGGGACCGAAGCGCGTGAAACTGCGCGACGATGGCTTTGCGGTACCGCCGCCCTACCAGCTCGTCGAGAATGAGTTCTCCCTGCTCGATGAAACCGACCTCGTTTTCATTGACCCTGTGGGCACCGGCTACAGCCGCGCCAGCAAGCCGGACGAGGCCAAAAACTTTTACGGCGTGAATGAAGATGCGCGCAGCATCGCCGAATTCATTCGCCTCTACATCACCAAGAACACCCGCTGGCCCTCGCCCAAGTTTCTCATCGGCGAAAGCTACGGCACCACCCGCGCCGCCGCCCTCAGCGGTGAGCTGCTGCGCAGCCATCGCATGAACCTCAATGGCATCATGCTGGTCTCCACCGTGCTGAACTTCCAAACCATCTGGGGCGCGGAGGGCAATGACCTGCCCTTCGTCCTCTTCCTGCCCAGCTTCACCGCCACTGCCTGGTATCATCAAAAACTGCCTGCCGACCTGCAGAAGAAACCGTTGGTCGAGGTCCTGAAGGAATCCGAGAAATTCACCAGTGGCGATTACAACCAGGCGCTCCTCCTGGGAGCCGCCCTGCCAGCCCCGCAGCGCGCCGCTGTGGTGAAGCAGATGGCCCGTCTCACTGGCCTTTCGGACGCCTTCGTGGCCGCCTCAGACCTGCGCGTGACCCTCAGCCGCTTCAATGCCGAACTGCTGCGGGATCAGCGCCTCGTCACCGGCCGTTTCGACAGCCGCTACACCAGCTACATGCGCGACCGCCTGGGCAATGAGGCCGAGCGCGACCCGAGCGCGGATGCTGTCTTCAGCGCCTTCGCCTCCACCTTCAATCACTATGTCCGCCACGACCTGAAATTCGAAGACGACCGCCCCTACAACATCCTCGGCGGTGTGGGCAAATGGAACTGGGATGCCGAGAACCAGTTTGCCAACGTCTCCGAAATCCTGGCTGAAAGCATGACCGCCAACCCCTTCCTGAAGGTCCATGTTTCCAACGGCTTCTACGACATGGCCACGCCCTACTACGCGGCCCGTTACACCTTCTCCCACCTCAACATCCACCCCGAGCTGATGAAGAACATCACCCAGGATGACTACACTGCCGGGCACATGATGTACCTGAACCTCCCCGACCTGAAAAAGCAGAAGGAAGACCTCGCCAAGTTCATCCGCTCCGCTTCGCAGAAGTAG